The following proteins come from a genomic window of Elusimicrobiota bacterium:
- a CDS encoding translation initiation factor: MEKPAHPPVVVRLERTGRGGKTVTCVEGVRAPPEGLAALLKTLKTRLGAGGVLEKGALVIQGDQRERLCALLPTLGYPAKRGN; the protein is encoded by the coding sequence ATGGAAAAACCCGCCCACCCCCCCGTTGTGGTCCGACTGGAACGCACCGGTCGCGGAGGCAAAACCGTGACCTGTGTGGAGGGCGTGCGCGCTCCCCCCGAGGGACTCGCCGCGCTTTTAAAAACTTTAAAAACCCGCCTGGGGGCCGGGGGCGTGTTGGAAAAAGGCGCTTTGGTTATACAGGGCGATCAACGCGAACGGCTCTGCGCCCTTTTGCCCACCCTCGGCTACCCCGCCAAGCGCGGAAACTAA
- a CDS encoding YajQ family cyclic di-GMP-binding protein, with amino-acid sequence MAQEFSFDVVSEVDLQAVDNAVNSANRELGTRFDFKGSVSRVDFDKKEGKLTLASDNEGKLKSVIDILQSRLVKQGILLKALDFGKIEPAEGGTVRQTAKIVQGVASEKAKEMVRAIKDAKLKVTPAIQGDRLRITGRAKDDLQTAIALLRARDFGLPIQFTNYR; translated from the coding sequence GTGGCGCAAGAGTTTTCCTTCGATGTGGTCAGCGAGGTCGATCTGCAAGCCGTCGACAACGCGGTCAATTCGGCGAACCGGGAGTTGGGCACCCGCTTCGATTTTAAAGGCAGCGTCAGTCGCGTCGACTTCGATAAAAAAGAGGGGAAGCTCACCCTCGCTTCCGATAACGAGGGCAAGCTCAAAAGCGTCATTGATATTCTTCAGAGCCGGCTGGTCAAACAGGGGATCCTGCTCAAGGCGCTGGATTTCGGAAAAATCGAGCCCGCCGAGGGCGGCACCGTCCGACAAACCGCGAAAATCGTTCAGGGCGTCGCCTCGGAAAAAGCCAAGGAAATGGTCCGCGCGATCAAGGACGCCAAGTTGAAAGTCACCCCGGCCATTCAGGGGGATCGCCTGCGGATCACCGGCCGCGCCAAGGACGATCTCCAGACGGCCATCGCGTTGTTGCGCGCGCGCGATTTCGGTTTGCCCATCCAATTCACCAATTACCGCTGA
- a CDS encoding aspartate-semialdehyde dehydrogenase has protein sequence MKQYRVAVVGAGAVGVQMVRILNQRKFPMSELRVLARSARTLDIDGRSYAVKETTPDAFDGVDIALFAGTEGEKGAALTFGPEAVKRGAVVIDNGSDYRMKDDVPLVIPEINGDALRNHRGIIANPNCTTAIILMGLGPLHKVFRVKRAVISTYQAVSGAGAKGIDGLRKQTEAALKGEKITDLNGFPNPIAFNVLANNWAIEEEGYSNEEWKVIKETHKILGDDSIHVAVTTVRVPAYVGHGESVWIQTEKPIPPDAARAVFAQAPGVRVVDEKSPLDGVTCPMPILAEGRDESLVGRIRRDLFDDHALAFWVVGDNLRKGAALNAVQIAEVLAQRDWVKPAVAAR, from the coding sequence GTGAAACAATACCGTGTGGCGGTGGTGGGCGCGGGCGCCGTCGGCGTCCAGATGGTGCGCATTTTGAACCAACGAAAATTTCCGATGTCCGAGTTGCGCGTGCTCGCGCGGAGCGCCCGGACGCTCGACATCGACGGCCGCTCTTACGCGGTGAAAGAAACCACCCCCGACGCCTTCGACGGCGTCGACATCGCGCTTTTCGCCGGCACCGAAGGCGAAAAAGGCGCGGCCCTGACCTTCGGCCCCGAGGCGGTCAAGCGCGGCGCGGTCGTCATCGACAACGGCTCCGATTACCGCATGAAAGACGACGTGCCGCTCGTGATCCCCGAGATCAACGGGGACGCCCTCAGAAATCACCGCGGCATCATCGCCAACCCCAATTGCACCACGGCCATCATCTTGATGGGTCTCGGCCCCCTGCACAAGGTCTTCCGCGTGAAGCGGGCGGTGATCTCCACCTACCAGGCCGTCTCCGGCGCGGGGGCCAAAGGCATCGACGGCCTGCGCAAACAGACGGAAGCCGCCCTCAAGGGCGAAAAAATCACCGACTTGAACGGTTTCCCGAACCCCATCGCCTTCAACGTCCTGGCCAACAACTGGGCCATCGAGGAAGAGGGCTATTCCAACGAGGAATGGAAAGTCATCAAGGAGACCCACAAAATCCTCGGCGACGACTCCATCCACGTGGCGGTCACGACGGTGCGCGTTCCGGCCTATGTGGGCCACGGCGAATCCGTTTGGATCCAGACCGAAAAACCCATCCCGCCGGACGCCGCCCGCGCGGTGTTCGCCCAGGCCCCCGGCGTCCGGGTGGTCGATGAAAAGTCGCCCCTGGACGGGGTCACCTGCCCCATGCCGATCCTGGCCGAGGGGCGCGACGAGTCCCTGGTCGGGCGCATCCGCCGCGATCTCTTCGACGACCACGCCCTGGCGTTCTGGGTCGTGGGCGACAACCTGCGCAAAGGCGCGGCCCTCAACGCCGTTCAAATCGCCGAAGTCCTGGCCCAACGCGATTGGGTCAAGCCGGCCGTCGCCGCGCGCTGA
- the rfbD gene encoding dTDP-4-dehydrorhamnose reductase: protein MRVLVLGATGQLGSDLARTNPDHALTALGRTDLNITDAAALARRLSDARPDWVLNAAADNRTDAAEDEPAAVFAVNTWAVRSLASACAAAGARLLHFSTDFVFDGRKGAPYVESDAPNPINVYGLSKYDGERFVLSADPGHLVVRSAGLFGRAGSRAKGGNFVEALAARARRGEPVRAVTDIAMSPTFTADLAEKTWALIGRAPPGGVYHLVNAGGASIYDLARDVVAAVGGRGAVTPISAKDWPGKIRRAPDTRLASERLAALGLAPLRPWREALADYLKQSF from the coding sequence ATGCGGGTCCTCGTCCTCGGGGCGACGGGCCAGCTCGGGTCCGACCTCGCGCGGACGAACCCCGACCACGCGCTGACCGCGCTGGGCCGGACCGACCTCAACATCACCGACGCCGCCGCGCTGGCGCGCCGCCTGTCGGACGCCCGCCCCGATTGGGTGTTGAACGCCGCCGCCGACAATCGCACCGACGCCGCCGAGGACGAACCCGCCGCCGTTTTCGCCGTGAACACCTGGGCCGTCCGCTCCCTCGCGTCGGCCTGCGCGGCGGCCGGCGCGCGCCTGCTCCATTTCTCAACGGATTTCGTTTTCGACGGACGCAAGGGCGCCCCGTACGTGGAATCCGACGCGCCCAACCCCATCAACGTCTACGGCCTCTCCAAATACGACGGGGAACGCTTCGTTCTGTCCGCCGATCCCGGGCACCTGGTGGTGCGGAGCGCGGGTCTCTTCGGCCGGGCCGGGTCCCGCGCCAAGGGGGGAAATTTCGTCGAGGCCCTCGCCGCCCGTGCCCGCCGGGGCGAACCCGTGCGGGCCGTCACCGACATCGCCATGTCGCCCACGTTTACGGCGGATTTGGCGGAGAAGACCTGGGCGTTGATCGGTCGCGCCCCGCCGGGGGGCGTCTATCACCTCGTCAACGCGGGCGGCGCGTCCATTTATGATTTGGCCCGCGACGTCGTCGCCGCCGTCGGAGGGCGCGGGGCGGTGACGCCCATCTCCGCCAAGGATTGGCCCGGGAAAATTCGCCGCGCCCCCGACACCCGCCTCGCCAGCGAACGCCTGGCCGCCCTGGGGCTCGCCCCGCTCCGCCCTTGGCGCGAGGCTCTCGCCGATTATCTGAAACAATCGTTTTGA
- a CDS encoding helix-turn-helix domain-containing protein, with protein sequence MAQDGQSSVKEVMDIRELAGYLGIGKSKIYALIRARKIPASRIGRQYRFSKTVIDAWLRESLITQSPEPQGRLFGA encoded by the coding sequence ATGGCACAAGATGGACAGTCATCCGTTAAAGAGGTCATGGACATCCGGGAGTTGGCCGGATACCTGGGCATCGGCAAGTCCAAAATTTACGCGCTGATCCGCGCGCGCAAAATCCCGGCGTCGCGCATCGGCCGCCAATACCGCTTTTCGAAAACCGTCATCGACGCCTGGTTGCGCGAAAGCCTCATCACCCAATCCCCCGAACCCCAGGGGCGGCTGTTCGGCGCCTGA
- a CDS encoding EamA family transporter, giving the protein MSAFSLAVISALVWGVSAFFEKWGLRQADPAAGVLARTLGVAVGCVIFALAAPAVVQRFWVMDGRSRWALIVGGVLASVVAQLFFYRALKIGEVGKVAVVGGAWPVVAFLLSAAFLGEPVTRQKIVGIALVVSGAVLLR; this is encoded by the coding sequence ATGAGTGCGTTTTCGTTGGCGGTGATTTCGGCCCTGGTGTGGGGGGTTTCGGCGTTTTTTGAAAAGTGGGGTCTGCGTCAGGCGGACCCCGCTGCCGGGGTTTTGGCGCGAACCCTCGGGGTGGCCGTGGGCTGCGTGATTTTCGCGCTGGCGGCCCCGGCGGTGGTTCAGCGATTTTGGGTCATGGACGGGCGCTCCCGCTGGGCCTTGATCGTCGGCGGGGTGTTGGCCAGCGTGGTCGCGCAGCTCTTTTTCTACCGCGCGCTCAAAATCGGCGAGGTCGGCAAGGTCGCCGTCGTGGGCGGGGCTTGGCCCGTGGTGGCCTTTCTCCTCAGCGCGGCGTTTTTGGGGGAGCCGGTCACCCGGCAAAAAATCGTGGGCATCGCCCTGGTGGTGTCCGGGGCCGTGTTGCTTCGTTAA